CTGGGACCATGCCCAGCCCGAGCGAGAAGTGACGCTGGAGATCGGTCGCGGCGCCAGCGTGCAAAGCAAGAAGGCGCACACAGTGGACCGCATGAAGACGCTGCGCCGGTCGGTGGGGATCTGAGCCGGGCCCACGCCCGCCGCGCGCGACACATGCCGCGGGGCGCCCACCCTCGATCGGGCGGCCAGCCTGGAAGCGCATCGGCACCGCCCGCCGCCCGACGTCAGGACAGGAAGCAGCCAGGCGGCGGTCGGCTTCCGCTAGATCGGCCCGTGCTCCGCGTCGGCAGGCCGACCGGCCTCCTGCAGGATCCGCTCGCGATCCGCTCCGACCTTGTCCGAAACATCCATCCGCGACACGAGCGCCCCGTCGTCGAAGATGAGTTCACTCACTTGCCGGTATTTCCAGGCGGGCTGGAACCCCATATGCACCTGCAGGTCGGCAATGAAACCTCTGGCAATCAAGATCCCGCCGGTGAAGGCGACCGGAAGCGCGATGCCGGCGTACTGCAGATCGAATTTCACCGACCCGGGCTCCTGCGGAATCGGGGCACGCCCGCCAAATGCGGGCGGCGGCGAGCAGCGATACTCTCGGCCCTGCCAGCTGCCGTTGTTGATCCTCAACCGATCGAGAACCAGCCGTCCCTCCAGAACCGTATAGGTGGCGACATACCCTCGCCAGCAGCACGTGGTGGTGCAACTCGGTGCAAACCCATGGTCCTCGGGACCGAACAAGCCATGGCCGCGGGCACCGGCAAGATGATGGATGTCGCCATCCAGCGCGAAGAGGTCGGGGAGTTGCGCAGTCATGTTGTTTCTCGCATGGCGGTGACGTGATCAGTGGGCGCTCCGCACCGCGACCGTGTTTGCGCTGGCCACCGCCCTCGACGGTCGTCGCGGGTCGACCGGGTGGTGGCCCCTCCCCGGCGGGCGCACAGCCACGGCGAAAGCGCCGGCGCCTCAGGCCAGCAAGCCGTCATGCACCCGCGGGTAGCGCAGGCGCAGCCGCAACTCCTGCTTCAGCCGCCGGTTCTCCAGTCGGCGCGACTCGCTCATGAAGGACAGCGACATCGGTGCGAGCTGCCCCGCCGCCTCGGCACGTGAGACACGCGGCGGGCGCGGCAGGCCGCAGAGGTCGGCCGCCAGGTCGAAGTAGTCGCCCATCTTCAGCTCGGTGTCGTCGCTCGCATGCACGACGCGCTGTGGCCGACCGCGGAACAAGGCGGCGACGCAGGCCCGTGCCAGGTCGTCGGCATGGATGTGGTTGGTGTAGACGTCGTCGTCCGGGCTCAGCACCGGCGTGCCGCGCGCAAGGCGCTCGCGCGGGTGGCCGCCGGGGCGGTCGCCGGCATAGATGCCGGGAATGCGCAGCACCGTCACGCACACCCCGCGGGCACGTCCGAAGGCGCGCAGGCGCCGCTCGGCATCGACGCGCCGCCGGCTGCGGTCCGAGGCCGGCGACACCGCGCGGGTCTCGTCGAAGCGCTGCCCGCCGGCGTCGCCATAGACGCCGGTGGTGCTGCCGTAGACCAGGCGCCGCACCCGCCCCTTGCGGGCCAGCGCCTGCAGCAGCGCCGCGGTGCGCGGATCCTCGTCCCCCTGGCCGGGCGGCGGCGCCAGGTGCAGCACCGCATCGGCCAGGCCGCCCAGGCGGCCCAGCGTGGCCGGGTCGTCGAGGTTGCCGAGCAGCGGCACCGCGCCCAGCGCGCGCAGGGCGGGCATGGCCTCGGCCCGGGAGGTCAGTGCATAGACCCGCCAGCGCGCTGCCAGCAGCTTCAGGACCCGCTGGCCGACGTCGCCGCAACCGACGATCAGCAGGC
This genomic stretch from Eleftheria terrae harbors:
- a CDS encoding SDR family oxidoreductase: MPAFVAAPSPARPRLLIVGCGDVGQRVLKLLAARWRVYALTSRAEAMPALRALGAVPLLGNLDDPATLGRLGGLADAVLHLAPPPGQGDEDPRTAALLQALARKGRVRRLVYGSTTGVYGDAGGQRFDETRAVSPASDRSRRRVDAERRLRAFGRARGVCVTVLRIPGIYAGDRPGGHPRERLARGTPVLSPDDDVYTNHIHADDLARACVAALFRGRPQRVVHASDDTELKMGDYFDLAADLCGLPRPPRVSRAEAAGQLAPMSLSFMSESRRLENRRLKQELRLRLRYPRVHDGLLA